One segment of Physeter macrocephalus isolate SW-GA chromosome 3, ASM283717v5, whole genome shotgun sequence DNA contains the following:
- the ZMYM1 gene encoding zinc finger MYM-type protein 1 isoform X1 has translation MKESTTDGECDKAVAPQLKRLDEIKAEPDNAQEYCQAQQPKTQENDLKINTTFSDNASQMTTGIQLSLASSGMNKMLPSVSTTAIQVSCSGCKKILQKGQTAYQRKGSTQLFCSTPCITEYISSLNSPALPKRTCSNCSKDILNLKDVISIQLEDTTTSKTFCSQSCLSSYEEKRKPFDTICTNSIPAKCSMCQKTTVKPAKTVTSVLCKSLKPSDEMIETTNDSGKTELFCSVHCFSAYSKAKMESSTVNVSMVHDASTDLLSPKKETTPVISNIVSLADTQEALPVMSSDVLQGTVSSVTANVVEDISKTSPSESSNGVANSNVEQPSLSPSSSVLSQHTAGSSIEVQKDHVSNQDATNSMKSMKISDGLRHPKFTSKVQKVKGKSRSIKKSWCSNFQQLENSIKKDVIFCYSCQLFCQKKFSYGGESLAAQGISNWKKTLEKFRKHEKSEMHSKSLQFWREYQFCDEAVNDSLSNHSKQIEGNKKYLKLIIENILFLGKQCLLLRGNDQSVSSVNKGNFLELLEIRAKDKGEEIFRLTNSQVDFYNSTQIQNDIIEIIKTEMLQEIVNEINVSSAFSIICDETTDSATKGQFSICVRYPQKTSKAILIKERFLGFIDVEEMTGTNLHRSIKTYLQQIGVDLDKIRGQAYDSTSNWRGKFNKIAAEFKKEEPRALYLHCYAHFLDLAVIRFCKEVKELRSALNTLSSLFNTIHGEMSVNFQNIYKLSQNKTCKKPTSQSCWTVHDRTLLSVIEGLPEVIETLEVLSSHSSNTSLADELSDLLALVSKFEFIFCLKFLYRVLSVTGILSKELQSDTIDIFSLSSKIEAILECLSSERNDIYFKTIWDGAEEVCQKITCKGFEVERPSFQKRRKIQKTIDPSNSDSMFFPTSTEEQYKINIYYQGLDTILQNLKLCFSEFDYCKMKQISELLLKWNEPLNETTAKDVQEFYKLDADIIPELRFYRQYAKLNFVLDYDCISFSNLGHLFIQHGLHNNIPSISMLLYIALSWPVTSASAENSFSTLSRLKTYLCHTRGQEKLSGLALMAVEQELVNKLMEPERLNGTVEKFILQVKEI, from the exons atgaaagaatcaacaacagaTGGTGAATGTGACAAGGCAGTGGCACCACAACTGAAGAGGCTGGATGAAATTAAGGCAGAACCTGACAATGCTCAG GAGTATTGTCAAGCCCAGCAGCCCAAAACTCAGGAGAATGACCTGAAAATAAACACTACGTTTTCAGACAATG CTTCTCAGATGACTACAGGCATTCAGCTTTCTTTGGCATCATCTGGCATGAATAAGATGCTTCCCTCAGTTTCAACCACAGCTATTCAGGTTTCCTGTTCTGGCtgtaaaaaaattcttcaaaagggGCAAACTGCTTATCAGAGGAAAGGGTCTACTCAGCTTTTCTGCTCCACACCGTGCATCACTGAATACATTTCATCTCTCAATTCACCAGCTCTTCCGAAGAGAACTTGTTCAAACTGCtcaaa agacaTTTTAAATCTAAAGGATGTGATCAGTATCCAGCTGGAAGATACTACCACTAGCAAAACTTTTTGCAGCCAATCTTGTCTTTCAtcatatgaagaaaaaagaaaaccatttgaTACCATATGTACTAATAGCATTCCAGCCAagtgcagcatgtgtcagaagaCTACTGTT AAACCAGCCAAAACAGTTACATCTGTTCTTTGCAAATCATTGAAACCCTCAGACGAAATGATTGAGACTACCAATGACTCGGGGAAGACAGAGCTTTTCTGCTCTGTGCATTGTTTCTCTGCTTACAGTAAAGCTAAGATGGAATCTTCTACAG taaATGTGTCCATGGTGCATGATGCTTCAACAGATCTCCTTTCTCCGAAGAAAGAAACAACTCCAGTTATAAGCAATATAGTGTCGTTGGCAGATACTCAAGAAGCCCTGCCCGTCATGAGCTCTGATGTATTACAAG GTACAGTTTCTTCAGTAACAGCAAATGTCGTTGAGGAT ATTTCTAAGACTTCACCCAGTGAATCAAGTAATGGTGTTGCTAATAGTAATGTGGAACAGCCAAGCCTTTCACCATCTTCTTCAGTACTCAGTCAGCATACAGCTGGCTCCAGTATAGAAGTACAAAAAGATCATGTGTCAAACCAAGATGCTACAAACAGtatgaaatcaatgaaaataagCGATGGACTACGTCACCCAAAATTTACATCCAAAGTACAAAAAGTTAAAGGTAAATCACGAAGTATTAAAAAATCTTGGTGTTCAAATTTTCAGCAATTAGAAAACAGTATTAAAAAGGATGTGATATTCTGTTATTCGTGTCAGTTGTTCTGCCAAAAAAAATTTAGCTATGGAGGAGAGTCACTTGCAGCCCAAGGAATTTCCAATTGGAAAAAAACTCtggaaaaattcagaaagcaTGAAAAAAGTGAAATGCATTCAAAGTCATTGCAATTTTGGAGGGAATACCAGTTTTGTGATGAAGCCGTTAATGACAGTTTATCTAATCATTCAAAACAGattgagggaaataaaaaatacctaaagcttataattgaaaatattttatttcttggaaaGCAGTGTTTACTCTTAAGAGGAAATGACCAGTCTgtttcatctgtgaataaaggcaACTTTTTAGAATTGTTAGAAATCCGAGCAaaagataaaggagaagaaatatttcGACTTACGAATTCACAAGTTGACTTCTACAATAGTACACAAATTCAAAATgatattattgaaataataaagaCTGAAATGTTACAAGAAATTGTAAATGAGATCAATGTCTCCTCAGCTTTTTCAATAATATGTGATGAAACAACTGATAGTGCCACTAAAGGACAATTCTCAATTTGTGTAAGatacccacagaaaacatcaaaGGCTATATTAATTAAAGAAAGATTTTTGGGTTTCATAGATGTTGAAGAGATGACTGGGACCAACTTACACAGGAGTATTAAAACTTACCTGCAGCAAATTGGAGTTGATTTGGATAAAATACGAGGCCAGGCCTATGATAGCACCAGTAATTGGAggggaaaatttaataaaattgcaGCAGAATTCAAGAAGGAAGAGCCAAGAGCTTTATACCTGCATTGTTACGCACATTTTTTGGATTTAGCAGTGATTAGGTTTTGCAAAGAAGTAAAAGAGCTCCGAAGTGCTCTAAATACTCTCAGTTCTTTGTTCAATACTATTCATGGGGAAATGTCTgtaaattttcaaaacatttataagctaagtcaaaacaaaacatgcaAGAAACCTACATCACAATCATGTTGGACAGTCCATGATCGTACGTTACTATCTGTGATTGAGGGTCTTCCAGAGGTTATTGAAACACTGGAAGTTCTATCAAGCCATTCTTCAAACACAAGTTTAGCTGATGAATTGAGTGATTTGTTGGCATTGGTTTCCAAATTTGAATTTATCTTTTGTTTGAAATTTCTTTATCGAGTACTAAGTGTTACAGGAATTCTTTCCAAAGAGCTTCAAAGTGACACCatagacattttttctttgtcttcaaaaaTAGAAGCAATTTTGGAATGTTTATCATCTGAAAGAAACgatatttatttcaaaactatCTGGGATGGAGCAGAGGAAGTATGTCAGAAAATAACCTGTAAAGGTTTTGAAGTTGAAAGGCCttcatttcagaaaagaagaaaaattcagaaaacaatagATCCTAGCAATTCAGACAGTATGTTTTTTCCTACCTCAACAGaagaacaatataaaattaatatttattaccaAGGCTTGGATACtatattacaaaatttaaaattgtgtttttcagAGTTTGATTATTGTAAAATGAAGCAGATTTCAGAACTGTTACTTAAATGGAATGAACCGTTAAATGAAACAACAGCTAAAGATGTCCAAGAATTTTATAAACTTGATGCAGACATCATCCCAGAACTTAGATTTTATCGGCAATATGCAAAGCTCAACTTTGTCCTAGATTATGATTGCATCAGCTTCAGCAATCTTGGCCATTTGTTTATTCAGCATGGTCTTCACAATAATATTCCTAGCATATCAATGCTATTATATATTGCTTTGTCTTGGCCAGTTACTTCAGCAAGTGctgaaaattcattttctacaCTGTCTCGtcttaaaacatatttatgtCATACCAGGGGACAAGAAAAGCTTAGTGGCTTAGCCCTAATGGCTGTTGAGCAGGAATTGGTAAATAAACTGATGGAACCTGAAAGACTCAATGGAACTGTGGAAAAGTTTATCCTACAGGTGAAAGAAATATAA
- the ZMYM1 gene encoding zinc finger MYM-type protein 1 isoform X4, which yields MKESTTDGECDKAVAPQLKRLDEIKAEPDNAQEYCQAQQPKTQENDLKINTTFSDNASQMTTGIQLSLASSGMNKMLPSVSTTAIQVSCSGCKKILQKGQTAYQRKGSTQLFCSTPCITEYISSLNSPALPKRTCSNCSKDILNLKDVISIQLEDTTTSKTFCSQSCLSSYEEKRKPFDTICTNSIPAKCSMCQKTTVKPAKTVTSVLCKSLKPSDEMIETTNDSGKTELFCSVHCFSAYSKAKMESSTVNVSMVHDASTDLLSPKKETTPVISNIVSLADTQEALPVMSSDVLQGTVSSVTANVVEDISKTSPSESSNGVANSNVEQPSLSPSSSVLSQHTAGSSIEVQKDHVSNQDATNSMKSMKISDGLRHPKFTSKVQKVKDVEEMTGTNLHRSIKTYLQQIGVDLDKIRGQAYDSTSNWRGKFNKIAAEFKKEEPRALYLHCYAHFLDLAVIRFCKEVKELRSALNTLSSLFNTIHGEMSVNFQNIYKLSQNKTCKKPTSQSCWTVHDRTLLSVIEGLPEVIETLEVLSSHSSNTSLADELSDLLALVSKFEFIFCLKFLYRVLSVTGILSKELQSDTIDIFSLSSKIEAILECLSSERNDIYFKTIWDGAEEVCQKITCKGFEVERPSFQKRRKIQKTIDPSNSDSMFFPTSTEEQYKINIYYQGLDTILQNLKLCFSEFDYCKMKQISELLLKWNEPLNETTAKDVQEFYKLDADIIPELRFYRQYAKLNFVLDYDCISFSNLGHLFIQHGLHNNIPSISMLLYIALSWPVTSASAENSFSTLSRLKTYLCHTRGQEKLSGLALMAVEQELVNKLMEPERLNGTVEKFILQVKEI from the exons atgaaagaatcaacaacagaTGGTGAATGTGACAAGGCAGTGGCACCACAACTGAAGAGGCTGGATGAAATTAAGGCAGAACCTGACAATGCTCAG GAGTATTGTCAAGCCCAGCAGCCCAAAACTCAGGAGAATGACCTGAAAATAAACACTACGTTTTCAGACAATG CTTCTCAGATGACTACAGGCATTCAGCTTTCTTTGGCATCATCTGGCATGAATAAGATGCTTCCCTCAGTTTCAACCACAGCTATTCAGGTTTCCTGTTCTGGCtgtaaaaaaattcttcaaaagggGCAAACTGCTTATCAGAGGAAAGGGTCTACTCAGCTTTTCTGCTCCACACCGTGCATCACTGAATACATTTCATCTCTCAATTCACCAGCTCTTCCGAAGAGAACTTGTTCAAACTGCtcaaa agacaTTTTAAATCTAAAGGATGTGATCAGTATCCAGCTGGAAGATACTACCACTAGCAAAACTTTTTGCAGCCAATCTTGTCTTTCAtcatatgaagaaaaaagaaaaccatttgaTACCATATGTACTAATAGCATTCCAGCCAagtgcagcatgtgtcagaagaCTACTGTT AAACCAGCCAAAACAGTTACATCTGTTCTTTGCAAATCATTGAAACCCTCAGACGAAATGATTGAGACTACCAATGACTCGGGGAAGACAGAGCTTTTCTGCTCTGTGCATTGTTTCTCTGCTTACAGTAAAGCTAAGATGGAATCTTCTACAG taaATGTGTCCATGGTGCATGATGCTTCAACAGATCTCCTTTCTCCGAAGAAAGAAACAACTCCAGTTATAAGCAATATAGTGTCGTTGGCAGATACTCAAGAAGCCCTGCCCGTCATGAGCTCTGATGTATTACAAG GTACAGTTTCTTCAGTAACAGCAAATGTCGTTGAGGAT ATTTCTAAGACTTCACCCAGTGAATCAAGTAATGGTGTTGCTAATAGTAATGTGGAACAGCCAAGCCTTTCACCATCTTCTTCAGTACTCAGTCAGCATACAGCTGGCTCCAGTATAGAAGTACAAAAAGATCATGTGTCAAACCAAGATGCTACAAACAGtatgaaatcaatgaaaataagCGATGGACTACGTCACCCAAAATTTACATCCAAAGTACAAAAAGTTAAAG ATGTTGAAGAGATGACTGGGACCAACTTACACAGGAGTATTAAAACTTACCTGCAGCAAATTGGAGTTGATTTGGATAAAATACGAGGCCAGGCCTATGATAGCACCAGTAATTGGAggggaaaatttaataaaattgcaGCAGAATTCAAGAAGGAAGAGCCAAGAGCTTTATACCTGCATTGTTACGCACATTTTTTGGATTTAGCAGTGATTAGGTTTTGCAAAGAAGTAAAAGAGCTCCGAAGTGCTCTAAATACTCTCAGTTCTTTGTTCAATACTATTCATGGGGAAATGTCTgtaaattttcaaaacatttataagctaagtcaaaacaaaacatgcaAGAAACCTACATCACAATCATGTTGGACAGTCCATGATCGTACGTTACTATCTGTGATTGAGGGTCTTCCAGAGGTTATTGAAACACTGGAAGTTCTATCAAGCCATTCTTCAAACACAAGTTTAGCTGATGAATTGAGTGATTTGTTGGCATTGGTTTCCAAATTTGAATTTATCTTTTGTTTGAAATTTCTTTATCGAGTACTAAGTGTTACAGGAATTCTTTCCAAAGAGCTTCAAAGTGACACCatagacattttttctttgtcttcaaaaaTAGAAGCAATTTTGGAATGTTTATCATCTGAAAGAAACgatatttatttcaaaactatCTGGGATGGAGCAGAGGAAGTATGTCAGAAAATAACCTGTAAAGGTTTTGAAGTTGAAAGGCCttcatttcagaaaagaagaaaaattcagaaaacaatagATCCTAGCAATTCAGACAGTATGTTTTTTCCTACCTCAACAGaagaacaatataaaattaatatttattaccaAGGCTTGGATACtatattacaaaatttaaaattgtgtttttcagAGTTTGATTATTGTAAAATGAAGCAGATTTCAGAACTGTTACTTAAATGGAATGAACCGTTAAATGAAACAACAGCTAAAGATGTCCAAGAATTTTATAAACTTGATGCAGACATCATCCCAGAACTTAGATTTTATCGGCAATATGCAAAGCTCAACTTTGTCCTAGATTATGATTGCATCAGCTTCAGCAATCTTGGCCATTTGTTTATTCAGCATGGTCTTCACAATAATATTCCTAGCATATCAATGCTATTATATATTGCTTTGTCTTGGCCAGTTACTTCAGCAAGTGctgaaaattcattttctacaCTGTCTCGtcttaaaacatatttatgtCATACCAGGGGACAAGAAAAGCTTAGTGGCTTAGCCCTAATGGCTGTTGAGCAGGAATTGGTAAATAAACTGATGGAACCTGAAAGACTCAATGGAACTGTGGAAAAGTTTATCCTACAGGTGAAAGAAATATAA